One window from the genome of Magnolia sinica isolate HGM2019 chromosome 4, MsV1, whole genome shotgun sequence encodes:
- the LOC131244328 gene encoding glutathione transferase GST 23-like: protein MGKEKGVKLHGMWASSFCMRVELALKLKGIPYEYVEEDLSNKSHLLLRYNPIHKKVPVLVHDGRPISESLLILEYIDDTWKDSPSLMPLDPYMRARVRFWANFYDQKLVENCRVIWKCKGEEQTQAIKDFIQNLRVLEEGIQKDFSGEKPFFNGKCPGYLDVALGAVWCWNSVLEEITGVKLIDSEKNPFMSAWIDAFCNLGIVKDTLPSLDELVVLATDLRNLALESSVA, encoded by the exons ATGGGGAAGGAGAAAGGAGTAAAGCTGCATGGAATGTGGGCGAGCTCATTTTGCATGAGGGTGGAACTGGCCCTTAAGCTCAAGGGCATACCCTACGAATACGTGGAAGAAGATCTGTCTAACAAAAGCCACTTGCTCCTCCGCTACAACCCCATCCATAAGAAGGTCCCTGTCCTCGTCCATGATGGACGGCCCATCTCCGAGTCTCTTCTCATCCTCGAATATATAGATGACACGTGGAAGGACTCACCCTCACTGATGCCACTGGACCCTTACATGCGTGCCAGGGTCCGCTTCTGGGCCAACTTCTATGATCAAAAG CTTGTGGAAAACTGCCGTGTTATTTGGAAATGCAAGGGTGAAGAACAAACGCAGGCAATCAAAGATTTCATACAAAATCTAAGGGTGCTCGAAGAAGGGATTCAAAAGGATTTCTCAGGTGAAAAACCATTTTTCAACGGAAAATGCCCTGGCTACCTTGATGTTGCTCTTGGAGCGGTTTGGTGCTGGAACAGTGTGCTTGAAGAAATAACTGGGGTGAAGTTGATTGACAGTGAAAAGAACCCTTTCATGTCTGCGTGGATTGATGCTTTCTGCAACCTCGGCATTGTCAAGGACACATTGCCATCGCTTGATGAATTGGTTGTGCTAGCAACGGACCTGAGGAACTTAGCCCTTGAGTCTTCTGTAGCTTGA